From Acidimicrobiia bacterium:
GAACGCGATCGCCGTGATCGCGCTCGCCGAGCGCGGGACGATGTTCGACCCCGGTCCGTGCGTGTACATGGAGAAGGTCGCGGCGGGGCCCGAGGCCGCCGACGTGATCAACGTCGAGGCGTCGGTCACCGACAACCTCAACGCGGTGGCCAAGGCTCTCGGGCTGGACGTCGACGACGTCACGGCCGTCATCCTCGACCGGCCGCGTCACGAGGACATCATCAAGGAGTGCCGTGAGGCGGGCGCGCGCATCCGCCTCATCCCGGACGGCGACGTCGCCGGCGCGATCTCGACGGCGTGGGCGGACAGCGGCGCGAACGTGCTGTTCGGCATCGGCGGCACGCCGGAGGGCGTCATCGCCGCGTGCGCGCTCAAGTGCCTCGGCGGCGCGATCCAGGGCAAGCTCTGGCCCCGCAACGACGCCGAGCGCCAGGAAGCGATCGACCGGGGGTACGACCTCGACCGCGTCCTGACCACGGACGACCTGGTCGCGGGTGAGGACGTGTTCTTCTCCGCGACCGGCATCACCGACGGCGAGCTCCTGCGCGGCGTCCGCTACTTCGGGCACGGCGCCCGGACGCAGACCCTCGTGATGCGCTCGAAGTCCGGCACGATCCGCCGGATCGACGCGACCCACCGCTGGCAGAAGCTCATGCGGTACAGCGCGTTGAAGTTCGACTGATTTCGCGCCCACCGCTTGCGTCAATCGGACAAATCGGGCATAGTCCTCGACCTGGTTCGTGGTGGGACTGGGACGGCACGATGCTCGGGACGACGTTGCCGGCGTGGCTCGACTTCTCGACGCTGCGTTGGATCACAGCGGTGGTGGTGGGCCTCGGCGCGGCCGGTGCCGTGCTCGGGGTGGCGAAGGCGCGGGGCGCGGCGGCGAAGCTCGCCGTGCTCGCGCTGATGGTCGGGGTCATGGTGGGCGCCGTGCACTACCGCTCGACGATGGAGACGAGCCGCCGCACGTGCTCCACGATCCTCTTCGACGCCCACGTCCGCACGCCGGGCTGCCCGATCCACTGATCGACCGGTCAGCCGATCACGGCGGGCACGTCACGGCGCCGAGCGCGAGTCCCAGCGCGTCGCACGCGGTCGCGTGCGACACCTTCCAGCCACCGTCGACGTGCACGGCCGACCCGTCGTAGGGAAACGATCCGATCGACGGGACGACGAGCTCGTAGCGGACGGCGGCATGGGCCGGGTCCGTGAAGACGATCGCGTCGACGATCGCGCTCGTACCGCTCACGATGTCGCCCTGCTTCTGCAACGCCTGCTGGAAGAGGGGGATCAGCACCGCGCCGCGCTCGACGGCCGTCGCGCGCACTGCGGGCGGGCTGTTCGGTTGGAACGTCGTTGCGAATGCGGCACCGACGGCCGCGCGTGCTCCCGCCGGGTCGACGGGCTGCCGTCCTGGTGCCGGCAACGGCGGCGGCTGCGGCACGGGCGCGGTGGTGGGCGAAGGACCGCCGGGCCACGTGGTCGGCGTCGTGCCGAGCGATGAGGGTGGGATCGACGGGACGAGCGATGGCTGCGTCAGCGGGCGCGGAGAGGAGGGCACCGTTGTGAGACGGGCGGGCGACGGCACATCCGCACGCAACACGAGCACCGTGAAGGTCGCGCACACCACGGCCGCGGCGACAGAGATCACGCGTCCGACCGTCCGCTGACGCGCCCGTACTCGGGCTCGCTCACCAGCACGGGACGCGAGGCCGGGCGACGGAACGTAGTCGTCGACGGCCGAGTGCAACGCCCCCCGGATGCGGGCCTCCAGCGTGCGGTCGGTCGTCGTCCTCATCGCTCGGAACCCACCTCGTGGCGCAGTCGCTCGAGTGCGCGCGAGCAACGTGACTTCACGGTCCCGATCCGTATGCCGAGCGTCCGCGCGGTCTCCTCCTCGCTGAGGTCCTCGTAGAACCGCAGGACGATGACGTCGCGTTGCTTCGCCGGCAGCGCGCGTATGGCGGCAAGGAGCTGCGCGCGATCGTCCACATTGCGTTCGTCCGAGATGCCAGCGCGCCAGTCGACACGCCGTCGTTGCTCCTCGCGCGCCTCGACGACCCGGCGGCGGAACCGGCCTCGGATCTCGTTCAGGACCGCCCGGCGCAGGTACGCATCGACGTCGGCGACCGTGCCGCGCGAGAACCTGGGCCAGACGCGTGCGTACGCCTCTGCGACGGCGTCCTCGGCCAGCGCGCGGTCGCCACAATGAGCGAGCGCGAGCCGGACGAGTCCGACGTAGTGCTCGTCGAAGACCTGCGCGAACGATCCGGCGTCGCGTGCGCGCGAGGCGCTGTCGGGAACGCACTCGGCAAGGCCGTCGAGGTCGACGTCGTCCCGGGCCGGCACGGCGACCGGCCACGGCGCGCCTCCGGACGCGAGCGCGGGCGATGGGAAGGGGTCACCCGAGAACGCGGACGGCCCACCGGGCTCGGGCGGCGCGGTCACACCCGTCCAGATGCACCGGCCGCCCGCGCCGTTCCAAATTCTCGCGTCGCCCGCGCCTCCGTTCGCTCAGCGGAGGTCGCGGCGCATCTGGACGAACTCGGCGCCTGCGAGCCACTCGGTGAACGTCGCCTCGACCCGCCAGCCGCGCTGCTCGTAGAACCCGACCGCCCGCGATCCGGCGTCCGTCCGCAGCGCGAGCCGGGTACAGCCGCGGCGCGCCGCGAGCGACTCGAACGACGCGAGCAGGTGCGACCCGATGCCGTGCCCGCGGGCGTCGTCCGCGACGACGAGCTCCGACAGGTATCCGACGCCGAGACCCGTCCAGCCGGTCGCGACGCCAACGACGCGGCCGCCGTGGCGCGCCGCGAGCGCGAACGGGTGACGCTCCCACCGCGTCCCCGGCCCGAAGCGGGCCTCGTCGTGGCGCGACCAAACCCGCTCGGCGAACCCGCGCGCCTCGGGGTCGAGCGCCTCGGACTCGGTGATCTCGAGCTCGAGCGAGCCGCGCCCGCGCACGGCGACGCCACCGAAGGAGAAGTCCGCGATCGGCGTCCAGACGCCGTGCTCACCCTGGAGGACGTGCACGCGGTCGACCAGGAACGCCGCCCGGAAGTCGGCGAGCGCGGCCACCGCCGCCTCGATGCGTTCCGGTGACGCGCCGTCGCGCAAGGTCACGTGGGGCACGAACGGCCAGTCGACGGGGCGCTCGAACGGTGGGCGGAACACCGCGTCCTTCAACGCGACGAGCGCGTCCACGTCGCCGCCGACACCGAGGTAGCACACCGGCGTGGCCGGGAGGAAGGTCGTCGCGGGACCGATCACGAGCGTGAACGGCTCCGTCCGCACGACGACCTGCCGGAGCAACGCGAACCCGGTGACGAGGTCGTCCTCGCGCACGTTGACCGGTGGGACCAGCGTGACGTGGGCGGGGATGCTCCCGAGCGAGTCGTCACCGAGCGCGCGCCGGAGCGCGTCGACCTGCTCGCGCACCCCGGCCGGTATCAGCACGACGACTCCGAGTCTGCGGCGGGGCACGCGCTCAGCTCCCCGACCGCAGGATCGGCCACGCGTCGCTGCGCGTCGTGTCGAAGTCGTACATCGACCAGCCGAGGACGTGCACCGCGTGCGCGGCCCGCACGAACGCGCGGTCGTCGTCCGCGGTCGCGGCGTCCGCGAT
This genomic window contains:
- the glpX gene encoding class II fructose-bisphosphatase, whose amino-acid sequence is MDERPTPDRNLALELARVTEAAALAAGRWMGRGDKNSADGAAVDAMRLVLNSVSMDGVVVIGEGEKDEAPMLFNGEQIGSGGPACDIAVDPIDGTTLTSLGRPNAIAVIALAERGTMFDPGPCVYMEKVAAGPEAADVINVEASVTDNLNAVAKALGLDVDDVTAVILDRPRHEDIIKECREAGARIRLIPDGDVAGAISTAWADSGANVLFGIGGTPEGVIAACALKCLGGAIQGKLWPRNDAERQEAIDRGYDLDRVLTTDDLVAGEDVFFSATGITDGELLRGVRYFGHGARTQTLVMRSKSGTIRRIDATHRWQKLMRYSALKFD
- a CDS encoding SigE family RNA polymerase sigma factor, whose amino-acid sequence is MTAPPEPGGPSAFSGDPFPSPALASGGAPWPVAVPARDDVDLDGLAECVPDSASRARDAGSFAQVFDEHYVGLVRLALAHCGDRALAEDAVAEAYARVWPRFSRGTVADVDAYLRRAVLNEIRGRFRRRVVEAREEQRRRVDWRAGISDERNVDDRAQLLAAIRALPAKQRDVIVLRFYEDLSEEETARTLGIRIGTVKSRCSRALERLRHEVGSER
- a CDS encoding GNAT family N-acetyltransferase; protein product: MPRRRLGVVVLIPAGVREQVDALRRALGDDSLGSIPAHVTLVPPVNVREDDLVTGFALLRQVVVRTEPFTLVIGPATTFLPATPVCYLGVGGDVDALVALKDAVFRPPFERPVDWPFVPHVTLRDGASPERIEAAVAALADFRAAFLVDRVHVLQGEHGVWTPIADFSFGGVAVRGRGSLELEITESEALDPEARGFAERVWSRHDEARFGPGTRWERHPFALAARHGGRVVGVATGWTGLGVGYLSELVVADDARGHGIGSHLLASFESLAARRGCTRLALRTDAGSRAVGFYEQRGWRVEATFTEWLAGAEFVQMRRDLR